GGATCTTAGCTTTCTTCTCAAAGTCCTGAAGGAGTGACAATGACTTTAGGTACTTCCTACGGTCTTTCAAGGCCTTTTCCTGCCCTGCCAGCAATACCGCTCTGGCATCACCTATCCTGATGAATGGGACAACAGAACCGGTCAGGTGTGGCATAAACGCCTGTGCCTGCCAAAGACCGTAAGAGAGCCAGAAATAAAAGTTCCGTGCCTCCTCCGATTCTGTGTTGATGGTGAAGCAATTGGGACAAGGGGTTTCGAGCGG
This window of the Aquiflexum balticum DSM 16537 genome carries:
- a CDS encoding DUF6943 family protein; the encoded protein is MHTFQIKTYRKNSTSSKPHFFILSKGLNAGKPLETPCPNCFTINTESEEARNFYFWLSYGLWQAQAFMPHLTGSVVPFIRIGDARAVLLAGQEKALKDRRKYLKSLSLLQDFEKKAKILQKQVELVKQVKRAIMFQILLK